From the Actinomycetes bacterium genome, the window CCAGGCGATGCCCGCCACGATCTGCCCGAGTGCCAGCCACCACCCGAACAGGATGAGCCACAGGACGTTGCCAACCGTCGACGCGGCACCCGCGCTGGGCTTCCACACG encodes:
- a CDS encoding YccF domain-containing protein, translated to VWKPSAGAASTVGNVLWLILFGWWLALGQIVAGIAWCITIIGIPFGVASFKMVPLALLPLGREVVPLDQVTS